A DNA window from Blastocatellia bacterium contains the following coding sequences:
- a CDS encoding efflux RND transporter permease subunit, translated as MQKLAEICIKRPVFAAMIILAMVVIGAASYFRLGVDRFPSVDLPTVSVRTTLPGASPEEVESEVSQKIEEVVNTVEGIQELRSVSGQGTSFIMATFSLNRDIDVAAQDVRDRVAGVTRDLPRDVDPPVVGKFNNDSSPVMTVALSADRPLRELTELADKVVKIQLERSTGVGEVAIVGGLGRAINVWVDPDRLAAYQIPITTVRTAIVAQNADAPGGNVTAGSREQSLRTMGRVVDPKSFSDLVITNINGAPVRVRDIGWAEDGTKEQRSLARLNGVPTVTLEIRRQSGANTIEVIEGIKAALARIAPQLPTDVKLEVIRDQSRYIYAALHEINLHLVLGSIFACLVVMFFMRSWRTTLIAGIAIPTSVIASFGVMRALNFTLNSVTMLALVLMVGIVIDDAIVVLENIFRHVEEKKMRPFEAARAATAEIGLAVMATTFSLVVIFVPVSFMSSISGRFLYQFGITAAAAILVSLVVSFTLTPMMSARLLKTEDAAGHGHDEQAKSRGGFYGFIDRFYMVVLGFAMRHRIAVAVLALLVVFSSVPLYGVVHQDYLPSDVDESEFDVNVTAREGTSLEAMKSAMLSVESELRSTPGVELVLATAGGGFIGGVNQGGAYVRIVPIEERSFSISRLWHGLTHGRPLEAFQTNYSQRDVMQEIRSRLRKYKDLRCSVRNAPSFNIGGGNFDIDFNLRGPDLEMLSKYAEILRQKAPELGVVDADTTLKLDKPELRVEIDRVRAADLGVSTDDIASAMRLMVGGDQRVSRFHDPGVNDDYDVQLRLTEGTRNDPGAISRLYVGRRSGGLARLDNLVKLTPANTASRIDRLDRQRQVSLRGAVAPGFALSDRINALRKEVASMNLPAAYTTSVSGRGRELERTFNEFIWAFLLSIIFMYMILASQFESVVHPLTILLSLPLSIPFALVSLWATGNTLNLYSALGVLVLFGVVKKNAILQIDHMNNLRRAGQERLPAIMQANRDRLRPILMTTLALVAGMMPLALGTGPGSDERRAIAVVVIGGQTLSLLLTLIVTPVAYSLFDDIGATAAWRRFAARLYAFRHPFRRRVQSAAPRRAAASHLQTDKEDFKARAGSGD; from the coding sequence ATGCAGAAGCTCGCGGAAATTTGTATCAAGCGTCCGGTCTTTGCGGCGATGATCATCCTGGCGATGGTTGTCATCGGCGCGGCCAGTTACTTTCGCCTCGGCGTTGACCGCTTCCCCTCGGTAGACCTGCCGACCGTCAGCGTGCGCACGACCTTGCCCGGCGCTTCGCCTGAAGAGGTCGAAAGCGAGGTGTCGCAGAAGATCGAAGAGGTCGTCAACACGGTCGAAGGCATTCAGGAATTGCGCTCGGTTTCGGGCCAGGGCACGTCGTTCATTATGGCGACCTTCAGCCTGAACCGTGACATTGACGTGGCGGCGCAGGACGTGCGCGACCGCGTTGCCGGAGTCACCCGCGATCTGCCGCGCGATGTTGATCCCCCTGTTGTCGGCAAATTCAACAATGATTCGTCGCCGGTTATGACGGTGGCGCTGTCGGCGGATCGCCCCTTGCGCGAGCTGACGGAGCTGGCCGACAAAGTCGTCAAGATTCAGCTCGAACGCTCGACGGGCGTCGGCGAAGTCGCCATCGTCGGCGGCCTGGGCCGCGCCATCAACGTCTGGGTTGATCCCGACCGCCTGGCGGCTTATCAAATCCCCATCACCACCGTGCGCACGGCCATCGTCGCGCAGAACGCCGACGCGCCGGGCGGCAATGTCACCGCCGGGTCGCGCGAGCAATCTTTACGCACCATGGGCCGCGTCGTTGACCCCAAGAGCTTCAGCGACCTGGTCATCACCAACATCAACGGCGCGCCGGTGCGCGTGCGCGACATCGGCTGGGCCGAAGACGGCACCAAGGAGCAGCGCTCGCTGGCGCGCTTGAACGGCGTGCCGACGGTGACGCTGGAAATCCGCCGGCAGTCGGGCGCGAACACGATTGAAGTCATCGAAGGCATCAAGGCGGCGCTCGCGCGCATCGCCCCGCAACTGCCCACGGACGTTAAGCTCGAAGTCATCCGCGACCAGTCGCGTTACATTTACGCGGCGCTGCACGAGATCAACCTGCACCTCGTCCTCGGCAGCATCTTCGCCTGCCTGGTGGTGATGTTTTTCATGCGCAGCTGGCGCACGACGCTGATTGCCGGCATCGCCATCCCGACATCCGTAATCGCTTCGTTCGGCGTGATGCGGGCATTGAACTTCACCCTGAACAGCGTCACGATGCTGGCGCTGGTGCTGATGGTCGGCATCGTTATCGATGACGCCATCGTGGTTCTGGAAAACATCTTCCGCCACGTCGAAGAGAAGAAGATGCGGCCCTTTGAAGCGGCGCGCGCCGCGACCGCGGAGATCGGCCTGGCCGTCATGGCGACGACCTTCAGTCTGGTGGTCATCTTCGTGCCGGTGTCGTTCATGTCGAGCATTTCGGGCCGCTTCCTTTATCAATTCGGGATCACGGCGGCGGCGGCGATTCTCGTCAGCCTGGTGGTTTCGTTCACCCTGACGCCGATGATGAGCGCGCGGTTGCTGAAGACCGAAGACGCCGCGGGACATGGCCATGACGAACAGGCGAAATCGCGCGGCGGATTCTATGGCTTTATTGACCGCTTCTACATGGTCGTGCTCGGCTTCGCCATGCGCCACCGCATCGCCGTCGCCGTGCTGGCGCTGCTCGTGGTCTTCTCTTCGGTGCCGCTCTACGGCGTCGTTCATCAGGATTACCTGCCGAGTGATGTGGACGAATCGGAGTTCGACGTTAACGTCACGGCGCGCGAAGGCACGAGCCTTGAGGCGATGAAGAGCGCGATGCTCTCGGTCGAAAGCGAGCTGCGCTCGACGCCCGGCGTTGAGCTGGTGCTGGCGACCGCCGGCGGCGGCTTCATCGGCGGCGTCAACCAGGGCGGCGCTTACGTGCGCATCGTGCCGATTGAAGAGCGCAGCTTTTCGATCAGCCGCCTGTGGCACGGCCTGACTCATGGCCGCCCGCTCGAAGCCTTCCAGACCAACTACTCGCAACGCGACGTGATGCAGGAGATACGCTCGCGGCTGCGCAAGTACAAAGACCTGCGATGCAGCGTGCGCAACGCGCCGTCGTTCAACATCGGCGGCGGCAACTTCGACATTGACTTCAACCTGCGCGGCCCCGACCTGGAGATGCTCTCGAAGTACGCCGAGATTCTGCGCCAGAAAGCGCCGGAGCTGGGCGTCGTTGATGCCGACACCACTCTGAAGCTCGACAAGCCGGAGCTGCGCGTCGAGATTGATCGAGTGCGCGCTGCCGACCTCGGCGTTTCGACGGATGACATTGCCTCGGCCATGCGCTTGATGGTCGGCGGCGATCAGCGCGTCTCGCGGTTTCACGATCCGGGCGTCAACGACGATTACGACGTGCAGCTGCGCTTGACCGAAGGCACGCGCAACGACCCCGGCGCCATATCGCGGCTCTATGTCGGGCGGCGTAGCGGCGGCCTGGCGCGGCTCGACAACCTCGTGAAGCTGACGCCGGCCAACACCGCCTCGCGCATTGACCGATTGGATCGCCAGCGCCAGGTCTCTTTGCGCGGCGCGGTGGCGCCCGGCTTCGCGCTGTCCGACCGCATCAACGCGCTACGCAAAGAAGTCGCGAGCATGAACCTGCCCGCGGCTTACACGACCAGCGTGTCGGGGCGCGGGCGCGAGCTTGAGCGCACCTTCAACGAATTCATCTGGGCGTTCTTGCTATCGATCATCTTCATGTACATGATCCTGGCGTCGCAGTTCGAAAGCGTCGTCCACCCGCTGACGATCTTGCTCAGCCTGCCGTTATCGATCCCCTTCGCGCTGGTGTCGTTGTGGGCGACGGGCAACACGTTAAATCTTTATTCGGCGCTCGGCGTCCTGGTGCTGTTCGGCGTCGTCAAGAAGAACGCCATCTTGCAGATCGATCATATGAACAATCTGCGGCGTGCCGGACAGGAGCGACTGCCGGCTATCATGCAGGCGAACCGCGACCGTTTGCGGCCGATCCTGATGACGACGCTGGCGCTGGTCGCCGGCATGATGCCGCTGGCGCTGGGGACGGGGCCGGGCTCGGACGAGCGCCGCGCCATCGCCGTCGTCGTCATCGGCGGGCAGACCTTATCGTTGCTGCTGACCTTGATCGTCACGCCGGTCGCCTATTCGCTCTTTGATGACATCGGCGCGACCGCGGCGTGGCGGCGATTCGCGGCGCGCCTCTACGCCTTCAGGCACCCCTTCCGCCGGCGCGTACAGTCTGCCGCGCCGCGCCGCGCCGCTGCGAGTCATCTGCAAACCGATAAAGAAGACTTTAAAGCCCGCGCCGGCAGCGGCGACTGA
- a CDS encoding ABC transporter permease — MDTWLQDLRFTLRTLLKSPGFAAVAILSLALGIGANTAIFSVVNAALLRPLPVTDPQQLMFAFSGRSDQPYITASYPDYVDFRDRNDVFSGLACYSPVTVSMTTDEQAEQVDGLIVSGNYFDVLGLRPAEGRAFSAEEDQTPLTHPVVIIGHGLWQRRFGGDPQIIGRTLTLNGRAFTVIGITPTKFSGTEVGETVDLFVPMMMQSLVRPPRGGFSGEQDADLLGKRGPRWLNMVGRLKPGVTQEQAQSAMTTIAGQLEQAYPATNRGWIVTLFPVSKGDPGLRGEAMPIAALLMAIVGLVLLIACFNVANLLLARATARRKEISIRLALGASRFRLIRQLLTESVTISLLGGGVGLLLALWLTDVMKTLNPPANVFPLHLDLRLDGRVLGFTLLLSLVTGLIFGLAPAIQASNPDLVPALKDEAASLGAGARRFNLRNLFVIAQVAISLVLLIAAGLFLRSLKHAEAIHPGFNPDNMLVVPLNIQLLKYTRAQGRTFYDEVIEKVESLPGVQSASLARVVPLSGGGRTNTFLIEGQEPPPEDRPQTTGANVVGLRYFETMGIPLLGGRDFSANDREGSPGVVIVNETFARRFWNDESPLGKRITLRGQQGPYLEIIGLARDGKYRTIGESPRSMIYLPVLQNHETGMTLHVRTSIEPTQLVAAVRGQIQGLEKNLPVYDIRTMREQLGSALFGARVGAILLVVFGALALLLASVGLYGVMGYSVARRTREIGVRMALGATRRDVLQLILKDGMALVGIGVGAGIIGAWFATRLLAGFLYDISTTDPLTFVVIALLLIGVALGASFVPAHRATRVDPLVALRYE, encoded by the coding sequence ATGGATACCTGGCTGCAAGACTTGCGCTTCACCCTGCGTACACTGCTCAAGAGTCCCGGCTTTGCCGCCGTGGCGATTCTTTCACTGGCGCTCGGCATCGGTGCGAACACGGCCATCTTTTCGGTCGTCAACGCCGCCTTGCTGCGCCCGCTGCCAGTGACCGACCCTCAGCAGTTGATGTTCGCCTTTTCGGGCCGCAGCGACCAGCCCTACATCACCGCTTCTTATCCTGATTACGTGGACTTCCGCGACCGCAACGACGTCTTTAGCGGACTGGCCTGTTACTCTCCGGTCACTGTAAGCATGACTACAGATGAGCAAGCCGAGCAGGTTGACGGGCTGATTGTTTCGGGCAACTACTTCGACGTGCTCGGCCTGCGCCCTGCCGAAGGCCGCGCCTTTTCCGCCGAAGAAGATCAAACGCCATTGACCCATCCGGTCGTCATCATCGGCCACGGGCTGTGGCAGCGGCGCTTCGGCGGCGACCCGCAGATCATCGGGCGCACGCTGACGCTGAACGGTCGCGCCTTCACGGTGATCGGCATCACGCCGACCAAGTTCAGCGGCACCGAAGTCGGCGAGACGGTTGACCTGTTTGTGCCGATGATGATGCAGTCGCTCGTGCGCCCGCCACGCGGCGGTTTTTCCGGCGAGCAGGACGCCGACCTGCTCGGCAAGCGCGGCCCGCGCTGGCTCAACATGGTCGGGCGCTTGAAGCCAGGGGTTACGCAGGAGCAAGCGCAAAGCGCCATGACGACCATTGCCGGCCAGCTTGAGCAAGCCTATCCTGCCACCAATCGCGGCTGGATCGTGACCCTCTTCCCTGTAAGCAAAGGCGACCCCGGATTGCGCGGCGAAGCCATGCCCATCGCCGCCTTGCTAATGGCGATTGTCGGGTTGGTGCTGTTGATCGCCTGCTTCAACGTCGCCAACCTGCTGCTGGCGCGCGCCACGGCCCGCCGCAAAGAGATCAGCATCCGCCTGGCGCTCGGCGCCAGCCGCTTTCGCTTGATCCGCCAACTGCTGACCGAAAGCGTCACCATCAGCCTGCTGGGTGGCGGCGTTGGGCTGTTGCTGGCGCTATGGCTGACGGATGTGATGAAAACCCTGAACCCGCCGGCCAACGTCTTTCCGCTGCACCTGGACTTGCGTCTTGACGGGCGCGTGCTCGGATTCACCTTGTTGTTATCGCTGGTGACCGGATTGATCTTCGGACTGGCGCCGGCCATTCAGGCATCCAATCCCGACCTCGTGCCGGCGCTCAAAGACGAGGCGGCGTCGCTCGGGGCCGGCGCACGGCGCTTCAACCTGCGCAACCTCTTTGTCATCGCGCAGGTGGCCATCTCGCTAGTGTTGCTGATTGCGGCGGGGCTTTTCCTGCGCAGTCTGAAACATGCCGAAGCCATTCACCCGGGCTTCAACCCCGACAATATGCTCGTCGTGCCGCTCAACATTCAACTGCTGAAGTACACGCGCGCTCAGGGCCGCACCTTCTATGATGAGGTCATCGAAAAGGTCGAATCTTTGCCCGGCGTACAGTCGGCATCGCTGGCGCGCGTCGTGCCGCTCAGCGGCGGCGGGCGCACGAACACGTTCTTGATCGAAGGCCAGGAGCCGCCGCCCGAAGACCGCCCGCAGACGACTGGCGCCAACGTCGTCGGCTTGCGCTACTTCGAGACGATGGGCATCCCTTTGCTTGGCGGGCGCGATTTCAGCGCCAACGACCGCGAAGGCTCGCCCGGTGTCGTCATCGTCAACGAGACCTTTGCGCGGCGCTTCTGGAACGACGAAAGTCCCCTCGGCAAGCGCATCACCCTGCGCGGCCAGCAGGGACCATACCTCGAAATCATCGGCCTCGCCCGCGATGGCAAATACCGCACGATTGGTGAAAGCCCGCGCTCAATGATCTACCTGCCGGTGTTGCAGAACCATGAGACCGGCATGACGCTGCACGTGCGTACGAGTATCGAGCCAACGCAACTCGTCGCCGCCGTGCGCGGACAGATTCAAGGTCTTGAAAAGAACCTGCCGGTTTACGACATCCGCACGATGCGCGAGCAACTCGGCAGCGCGCTTTTCGGCGCGCGCGTCGGCGCGATCCTGCTGGTCGTCTTCGGGGCGCTGGCGCTGTTGCTGGCTTCGGTCGGACTCTACGGGGTGATGGGCTATTCGGTGGCGCGGCGAACGCGCGAGATTGGCGTGCGCATGGCGCTGGGCGCGACACGGCGTGACGTGTTGCAGCTGATCTTGAAAGACGGCATGGCGCTTGTCGGCATCGGCGTCGGCGCGGGCATCATCGGCGCATGGTTTGCGACGCGGCTGCTGGCCGGCTTCCTCTACGACATCAGCACCACCGACCCGCTAACCTTCGTCGTGATCGCCCTGCTGCTGATCGGAGTGGCTCTAGGAGCCAGTTTCGTGCCGGCGCACCGAGCGACGCGCGTGGACCCGCTCGTGGCGCTCAGATACGAATGA
- the lipA gene encoding lipoyl synthase — MAKPKLTGPRPEWLKVRLRADASFDRVHQLISDLSLHTVCQEARCPNIYECWGEGTATFMILGDICTRHCGFCAVAKGKPRPVDPEEPRHVGEAVKRLGVRHAVVTSVNRDELPDGGALHFARTIQWIRRLNPGTRVEVLIPDFCGNPAALNTVLAARPNVLNHNTETVPRLYKRVRPDARYEQSLELLRRAHAHKSEWPMLTKSGVMVGLGETVDELLEVFRDLAATGCDILTVGQYLAPTPKYIPIEKYYSPEEFAGLRDQALAMGFRYVESGPLVRSSYHAGRHSDGPAAAADYGSDPIFSEAWQVEPAAPLVQLKGRAEAGD; from the coding sequence ATGGCGAAACCGAAACTGACTGGGCCGCGACCTGAATGGTTAAAAGTGCGACTGCGCGCCGACGCGTCCTTTGACCGCGTGCATCAGTTGATTAGCGACTTGAGCCTGCACACGGTCTGTCAGGAAGCGCGCTGCCCGAACATCTACGAATGCTGGGGCGAAGGCACCGCGACCTTCATGATTTTGGGCGACATCTGCACGCGCCATTGCGGTTTCTGCGCGGTCGCCAAAGGCAAGCCGCGCCCGGTTGATCCCGAAGAACCGCGCCACGTCGGCGAAGCCGTCAAGCGTCTGGGGGTGCGCCACGCCGTCGTCACCAGCGTCAACCGCGACGAATTGCCCGATGGCGGCGCGCTCCATTTCGCGCGGACGATTCAGTGGATTCGCCGGCTCAACCCCGGCACCCGCGTCGAAGTCTTGATTCCCGATTTCTGCGGCAACCCGGCGGCGTTGAACACGGTGCTGGCGGCGCGGCCCAACGTGCTCAATCACAACACGGAAACCGTGCCGCGGCTCTACAAGCGTGTGCGCCCCGATGCGCGCTATGAGCAGTCGTTGGAACTGCTGCGCCGCGCCCACGCGCACAAAAGCGAATGGCCAATGCTGACGAAGTCGGGGGTGATGGTCGGGCTGGGCGAAACGGTGGACGAGCTGCTTGAAGTGTTTCGCGATCTGGCGGCGACCGGCTGCGATATTCTCACGGTCGGCCAGTATCTGGCGCCGACGCCGAAGTATATTCCGATTGAAAAGTATTACTCGCCTGAAGAGTTCGCCGGCTTGCGCGACCAGGCGCTCGCGATGGGCTTTCGTTACGTCGAGTCGGGGCCGCTGGTGCGTAGCTCGTATCACGCGGGCCGCCACAGCGACGGCCCCGCCGCCGCCGCGGATTATGGCAGCGATCCGATCTTCAGTGAAGCCTGGCAGGTTGAGCCGGCAGCGCCGCTCGTCCAGCTAAAAGGCCGCGCCGAAGCCGGCGATTAG
- a CDS encoding protein kinase gives MSGRRIGNYLITEYIGGGGFGSVFKAEDTTQPGRIVAIKELHKKHTRNSVIKQRFFQEAVAMARLDHPNLPRLYTFGEDNGCYYLVMEFISGRVLSDELHQNGPMPAEPATAILAQVLEAVSYAHRNGIIHRDLKPDNIILIDEGGMLRVKVLDFGIARLVGGENLTLAGEGFGTPAYMSPERMWGNTSDDPRIDIYAIGIILFEMLTGSPPFQSVATDPVVYWSEMRALHESTALPALAVPGIPAELEHIIARATAKRAEDRYASVDEMLDELKRGNSKSLNAQMAATMLAPSATARLMLTTVPGGADVYVDEARQGTSDAIRGRIVIEQLAPGLRSVRVSKAGYSDYKISVALEAGQQTDLQVALAARATAMMPPAEVTAAASFGTDKFASADTSKTAMLVLESLPAGSTVFLGSEVIAAAGQDGRATLQLPPGAHAVRVTDPNGASAITVIHVNEADTGSLRTVAMPVESPARPTARPALPTNNVMASASTPLASVQAPAAASLVAGATSAAGPARAAAPVAVRPEPSPQGRRIAYAAAAVLLIVLAVGAFMVFRRPSPGQAPPDTPPAPQGAIPPPAAPDAATPPASPDAAKGTDAERAALEKKRAEAERKQKEEQQKPAKDESAPPAAAPATPTPPQQTEAEPPATQGMTCIGVWVTGPAGEMAPADLRVVVIEEPDTAAAAMYNGRTNEKGRLRKCGLTAGHRVRVAVFGLRGAMLGTKMQTLNAGLNIMQIQIDRVPAATSQSDAGNAMPFPRKRPRWQRP, from the coding sequence ATGAGCGGCAGACGAATCGGCAATTACCTGATCACCGAATATATTGGCGGCGGCGGCTTCGGCTCGGTCTTCAAGGCCGAAGACACGACGCAGCCCGGGCGCATCGTCGCCATCAAAGAGCTGCACAAGAAGCACACCCGCAACAGCGTTATCAAACAGCGCTTCTTTCAAGAAGCGGTCGCGATGGCGCGGCTCGATCACCCGAACCTGCCGCGGCTCTACACCTTCGGCGAAGACAACGGCTGCTATTACCTGGTAATGGAATTTATCTCCGGGCGCGTGCTGTCCGATGAACTGCACCAGAACGGCCCGATGCCGGCAGAGCCCGCCACAGCGATTCTCGCGCAGGTGCTCGAAGCCGTCAGCTATGCCCACCGCAACGGCATCATCCACCGCGACCTCAAGCCCGATAACATCATCCTGATTGACGAGGGCGGTATGCTGCGCGTCAAGGTGCTCGACTTCGGCATCGCCCGATTGGTCGGCGGCGAAAACCTGACGCTCGCGGGCGAAGGCTTCGGCACGCCGGCTTATATGTCGCCCGAACGGATGTGGGGCAATACCAGCGACGACCCGCGCATAGACATCTACGCCATCGGCATCATCCTTTTCGAGATGCTGACCGGCAGCCCGCCCTTTCAATCCGTCGCCACCGATCCGGTCGTCTACTGGTCAGAGATGCGCGCCCTGCATGAAAGCACGGCGCTGCCGGCGCTCGCGGTCCCCGGCATCCCCGCAGAGCTTGAGCACATCATCGCTCGCGCCACCGCCAAGCGCGCCGAAGACCGTTACGCCTCTGTGGATGAGATGCTCGACGAGCTGAAGCGCGGCAATAGCAAAAGCCTCAACGCGCAGATGGCCGCAACGATGCTGGCGCCGAGCGCCACGGCGCGGCTGATGCTAACAACCGTGCCGGGCGGCGCTGACGTTTACGTGGACGAGGCGCGGCAGGGCACGTCGGACGCCATTCGCGGGCGGATTGTCATCGAGCAGCTCGCGCCCGGTCTGCGCTCCGTCAGGGTATCAAAGGCGGGTTATTCGGATTACAAAATCAGCGTCGCCCTCGAAGCCGGCCAGCAGACCGATTTACAGGTCGCGCTGGCAGCGCGGGCGACGGCGATGATGCCGCCGGCTGAAGTCACCGCCGCTGCCAGCTTCGGCACGGACAAGTTTGCCAGCGCCGACACCAGCAAAACCGCGATGCTGGTGCTGGAGAGCTTGCCGGCGGGCAGCACCGTCTTTCTCGGCTCCGAAGTCATCGCCGCTGCCGGCCAAGACGGACGCGCGACGCTACAGTTGCCGCCCGGCGCGCACGCCGTCCGCGTCACCGACCCGAACGGCGCTAGCGCCATCACCGTCATCCATGTCAACGAAGCAGACACAGGCTCGTTGAGGACCGTTGCCATGCCTGTCGAGTCACCGGCACGGCCTACGGCGCGGCCCGCCTTGCCGACCAATAATGTGATGGCATCGGCTTCAACGCCGCTCGCGTCAGTGCAAGCGCCGGCTGCGGCCTCGCTCGTCGCCGGCGCGACTTCGGCGGCTGGGCCGGCGCGCGCGGCTGCGCCCGTCGCCGTTCGCCCCGAACCCTCGCCACAAGGCCGGCGCATCGCTTATGCGGCAGCGGCGGTGCTGCTGATTGTGCTGGCAGTGGGTGCTTTTATGGTCTTTCGCCGCCCGTCGCCCGGCCAGGCGCCGCCCGATACGCCACCCGCGCCACAGGGAGCCATCCCGCCGCCCGCCGCGCCCGATGCGGCGACGCCGCCGGCTAGCCCGGATGCGGCAAAGGGAACAGATGCCGAGCGCGCGGCGCTCGAAAAGAAACGCGCCGAAGCCGAGCGCAAGCAGAAAGAAGAACAGCAGAAACCGGCAAAGGATGAATCCGCGCCGCCCGCGGCGGCACCGGCGACGCCCACGCCTCCGCAGCAGACCGAGGCTGAACCGCCCGCCACACAGGGAATGACTTGCATAGGCGTCTGGGTCACCGGGCCGGCTGGCGAGATGGCGCCCGCAGATTTGCGCGTCGTGGTCATCGAAGAGCCGGATACGGCGGCGGCAGCCATGTACAACGGGCGCACGAACGAGAAAGGGCGCTTGCGCAAATGCGGTCTGACGGCAGGCCACCGCGTGCGCGTCGCCGTCTTCGGGCTGCGCGGCGCAATGCTCGGCACCAAGATGCAAACGCTAAACGCCGGCCTCAACATCATGCAGATTCAAATCGACCGCGTGCCCGCGGCTACATCGCAAAGCGATGCCGGCAACGCCATGCCGTTCCCGCGAAAGCGCCCGCGCTGGCAGCGGCCCTGA
- a CDS encoding PilZ domain-containing protein: MKSSAQLERRRFERAPITAQVEYELTNSSSGPSRVRRNMANISLGGMFITTEEAIRTGTRMVVRFELPNRHRVIAVSRVCYARKGVGLGVEFLHLDEEDREEIEAYIDALKVKGELRA; encoded by the coding sequence ATGAAGAGTTCCGCGCAACTGGAGCGTCGGCGATTTGAGCGCGCCCCCATCACTGCGCAAGTCGAATACGAGCTGACCAACAGCAGCAGCGGGCCATCGCGCGTGCGCCGCAACATGGCCAACATCAGCCTCGGCGGCATGTTTATCACCACCGAAGAGGCGATCCGCACTGGCACCCGCATGGTCGTGCGCTTCGAGCTGCCCAACCGCCACCGGGTCATTGCCGTGTCGCGCGTCTGCTATGCCCGCAAAGGCGTCGGCCTCGGCGTCGAGTTCCTCCACCTCGACGAGGAAGACCGCGAAGAGATCGAAGCCTATATCGACGCGCTGAAGGTCAAAGGAGAGCTGCGCGCCTGA
- a CDS encoding SPOR domain-containing protein: MQGETLSPICPLCRRSANGDGAPTRLCRDCRAMLAPIMSRAGGVQTDYAVALPNATARQAIAVAPAVAEADFDDVVFAPATAQGEVIAPLSEPFDEDFGGDFDTPLVAGETAEASHTTPVPDAAPFATEVFIAPEQYEEGDSVVKADHFVGERMTAPLGPPPAPADDIFELDLPDAEPAVGQPAEPPAPAIESHAALVEAHTEQITTAGPIGDASAAAETVAPADPWDDPLPADEYSHREWPMLARDERPSLISRLKWPLVALLVLAVAAAAYFLFIKPRGNAPRAGVQEPLTVPVAPLPAPPAQTPPAQTPPATSSASAGAQPETSPAPAGQAIDSQLKHTLQVMASKDEGEATSMVARLKSAGLPAYVVRADLGSRGVWYRVRIGGFATQEEAQRFATEARSRAAAAGVQIKDLPVTAYDKP, from the coding sequence ATGCAAGGTGAAACCTTAAGCCCAATCTGTCCGCTCTGCCGCCGTTCCGCCAACGGCGATGGCGCGCCGACGCGGCTGTGCCGCGATTGCCGCGCGATGCTCGCGCCGATTATGTCGCGCGCCGGCGGCGTTCAAACCGATTACGCCGTGGCCCTGCCAAACGCTACGGCCCGGCAAGCCATCGCGGTCGCGCCGGCGGTGGCCGAAGCGGATTTTGATGATGTGGTGTTTGCGCCCGCCACCGCTCAGGGCGAAGTGATTGCGCCGTTGAGCGAGCCCTTCGATGAGGATTTCGGCGGCGACTTCGACACCCCGCTCGTGGCCGGCGAAACGGCCGAGGCCAGCCATACGACTCCTGTGCCGGATGCCGCGCCGTTTGCGACCGAAGTTTTTATCGCGCCCGAGCAGTACGAAGAGGGCGATTCTGTCGTCAAGGCGGATCATTTCGTAGGTGAGCGGATGACCGCGCCGCTCGGCCCGCCGCCCGCACCTGCTGATGACATTTTTGAATTGGATTTACCTGACGCCGAGCCTGCGGTCGGGCAGCCCGCCGAGCCGCCCGCGCCAGCCATCGAAAGCCACGCCGCGCTGGTCGAGGCGCACACTGAACAGATCACTACGGCCGGGCCGATTGGCGACGCCTCTGCCGCGGCCGAGACCGTAGCGCCCGCGGACCCGTGGGATGATCCTTTGCCGGCGGACGAATACTCGCACCGCGAATGGCCCATGCTGGCCAGGGATGAACGGCCATCGCTGATCTCGCGGCTGAAATGGCCGCTCGTCGCTTTACTGGTCTTAGCGGTTGCCGCCGCCGCTTACTTCCTGTTTATCAAGCCGCGCGGCAACGCGCCTCGGGCCGGCGTACAAGAACCGTTGACCGTGCCGGTCGCGCCGCTGCCCGCGCCGCCCGCTCAGACGCCGCCCGCTCAGACGCCGCCTGCGACCAGTTCAGCTTCGGCCGGCGCTCAACCGGAAACGTCCCCCGCGCCTGCCGGCCAGGCCATAGACAGCCAGTTGAAGCACACACTGCAAGTGATGGCCTCGAAGGACGAAGGCGAAGCCACCAGCATGGTCGCCCGTTTGAAGAGCGCGGGCCTGCCGGCTTATGTAGTGCGCGCCGACCTCGGCAGTCGCGGCGTCTGGTATCGCGTGCGCATCGGCGGCTTCGCGACTCAGGAAGAAGCGCAGCGCTTTGCCACGGAAGCCCGCAGTCGCGCCGCTGCTGCCGGCGTGCAGATCAAAGACTTGCCAGTGACCGCTTACGACAAGCCCTGA